A region from the Phaenicophaeus curvirostris isolate KB17595 chromosome 30, BPBGC_Pcur_1.0, whole genome shotgun sequence genome encodes:
- the KRT18 gene encoding keratin, type I cytoskeletal 18 produces MGSGVVANEKETMQDLNDRLATYLEKVRNLEQENRRLEVQIREFMAKKGPSTHDWSHYWDVIEELQEKIFDATVENARTVLQMDNARLAADDFRVKYEAELAIRLSVENDIVGLRKVIDDTNMARMQLEGEIESLKEELIFMKKNHEEEMKSLQAQVSDSAVTVEVDAPKSQDLAKVMAEIRAQYDALAQKNLEDLEKQWGRQITESTIEITQSSKDVDTARSTVADLRRSVQTLEIDLESLRNQRAGLEANLVEVENRYAMQVEQVNGLILQSEAELLQVRNELQRQAEEYQALLNVKGKLEAEIATYRQLLEGGEEFSLRDALEKETTSTLQRSTQRMVDGKVVTETKEVKVRNY; encoded by the exons ATGGGTTCTGGGGTGGTGGCCAACGAGAAGGAGACCATGCAGGACCTCAACGACCGCTTGGCCACCTACCTGGAGAAGGTGAGGAACTTGGAGCAGGAGAACCGGCGCCTGGAGGTTCAGATCCGGGAGTTCATGGCCAAGAAAGGACCCAGCACCCACGACTGGAGCCACTACTGGGACGTCATCGAAGAGCTGCAGGAGAAG ATCTTTGATGCTACAGTGGAGAACGCTCGCACGGTGCTGCAGATGGACAACGCCCGGCTGGCGGCCGATGACTTCAGGGTCAa GTACGAGGCGGAGCTGGCCATCCGCCTCTCGGTGGAGAACGACATCGTGGGGTTGCGCAAGGTCATCGATGACACCAACATGGCCCGGATGCAGCTGGAGGGGGAGATCGAGTCCCTCAAGGAGGAGCTCATCTTCATGAAGAAGAACCACGAGGAG GAGATGAAGAGCCTCCAGGCCCAGGTGTCCGACTCGGCCGTGACGGTGGAGGTGGACGCGCCCAAGTCCCAGGACCTGGCCAAGGTCATGGCTGAGATCCGGGCGCAGTACGACGCGCTGGCCCAGAAGAACCTGGAGGACCTGGAGAAGCAATGGGGGCGCCAG ATCACCGAGAGCACCATCGAGATCACGCAGAGCAGCAAGGACGTGGACACAGCCCGCAGCACCGTGGCTGACCTCCGCCGCTCCGTCCAGACCTTGGAGATCGACCTGGAGTCCCTTCGCAACCAG AGAGCCGGCTTGGAGGCCAACCTGGTGGAGGTGGAGAACCGCTACGCCATGCAGGTGGAGCAGGTCAACGGGCTGATCCTGCAGAGCGAGGCGGAGCTGCTCCAGGTGCGCAACGAGCTCCAGCGCCAGGCCGAGGAGTATCAGGCGCTCCTCAACGTCAAGGGCAAGCTGGAGGCCGAGATCGCGACCTACCGGCAGCTcctggagggaggagaggagttCAG cctgCGAGACGCCCTGGAGAAGGAGACCACGTCCACCCTGCAGAGGAGCACACAGAGGATGGTGGACGGCAAGGTGGTGACAGAGACCAAGGAGGTGAAGGTGCGGAACTACTGA